Below is a genomic region from Puniceicoccales bacterium.
CCAGCCGGGTGACCGAAGCTGTGATCCGTAAAGGGAAAAATTTGTTGATCGTTGGCGGTAGTGGTTTTTATCTGAAGTCATTTTACGGTCCGATTCTTGATGACGTTGTTATTTCTGATGAGCTAAAGGCCCAGGTACAATCACTGTATGATAACTGCGGACTGGTAGGCCTGGTAAATAGGATACGTGAGCTAAGTGGCGATTCATTAGCTGGGTTAGACCTAAAAAACCCCAGAAGAGTTATAAAAGCTCTGGAGCGTTGCCTGGCCACGGGAACGACCCTGGAGCAAAATATCGCCAGGTCTGAACACTGGCCCTGGGCGTTCTCCAATTATAAAAGAGCCACGGTCCTATTAAAAAGAAACTCTGGGCATGAACTGGTCAGAAATAGGGTGATAAAAATGATAGAGGATGGCCTGGTTGATGAAGTTAAGCATTTGATCAAGGTTGGCATAGAAAACAACAGAAGCGCAGCCAATGCCATAGGCTACAGAGAGACGATTTCGTTTATAAAAAACGGTTGTATTGATTGTGAAAATTTGATTAATGATATTGTGAAAAACACCAATAATCTTGTTAAAAAACAGCGAACATGGTTTAAAAAACAAATTCCCATAGATCTCGAGGTTTGCCTGGATGATTATTATGTTGACGAAAGTTTTGACTTAGTGTATATGTTCTTTAAGAAGAGCGTCATATGAAATTAATATATGCTGAATTATTGGTTGGGTTACTGCTTATTGTGTCTGGCATATTACT
It encodes:
- the miaA gene encoding tRNA (adenosine(37)-N6)-dimethylallyltransferase MiaA, translated to MMATLFLLVGYTAVGKTELSLRLAEALDAEILSCDSVQVYRGMDIGSAKVSKLDRSRINHHGIDLVDVCDQFNIQRYIDYASRVTEAVIRKGKNLLIVGGSGFYLKSFYGPILDDVVISDELKAQVQSLYDNCGLVGLVNRIRELSGDSLAGLDLKNPRRVIKALERCLATGTTLEQNIARSEHWPWAFSNYKRATVLLKRNSGHELVRNRVIKMIEDGLVDEVKHLIKVGIENNRSAANAIGYRETISFIKNGCIDCENLINDIVKNTNNLVKKQRTWFKKQIPIDLEVCLDDYYVDESFDLVYMFFKKSVI